In one Caballeronia sp. M1242 genomic region, the following are encoded:
- a CDS encoding TniQ family protein, translating into MVPNIIEALSLTRSALNPVAPIGVGTPDVESLVSYFCRLAMSHCISAADLGRTVERAMQWSLPAGWRWNATSLSGMSDTAHDWARALSKLTSVDNLHSLTLLPWRSVIAERSARSASEQWCPYCLADDRAADATPYFRLSWDVGAVSACTKHKTRLVQVCPDCGSANARHKSVFVVPGWCTSCGGFLGVGASEPATHEEVWISGQFGAMLAIEHDFAARPSLEAMLNGIRELVQCLDEGKSARFARRIGLPKNTVHHWLAQGGTPGLPALLRIASRSGLTLPKLVAGDLTDWEPSFAEIYDSDVVFPESKRRPARKVRDWPIIRAQLAALSESSTVVSVREAARGLDIDVRLLYIHANDEARALAMQWNQHRKLLSEESQRRSTEVIARAYPEITAKGKAVNLREVLAHVPKEDLVGVHVFTVLREMQKMKQS; encoded by the coding sequence ATGGTGCCAAACATTATCGAAGCGCTGTCGTTAACGCGCTCTGCGCTTAACCCAGTCGCTCCGATCGGCGTCGGAACGCCGGATGTCGAAAGCCTGGTCAGCTATTTTTGCCGGCTGGCTATGTCGCACTGCATTTCAGCGGCAGACCTAGGGCGCACTGTTGAAAGGGCCATGCAGTGGAGCCTTCCGGCGGGTTGGAGATGGAACGCAACCAGTCTGAGCGGAATGTCCGACACAGCACATGACTGGGCGCGCGCACTGTCGAAGTTGACCAGCGTCGACAATTTGCATTCTCTGACACTTTTGCCATGGCGCAGTGTCATCGCGGAACGAAGTGCCCGTTCGGCCTCTGAACAGTGGTGCCCATATTGCCTAGCCGATGACCGTGCAGCAGACGCGACACCGTACTTCCGGCTGTCGTGGGACGTCGGCGCTGTAAGCGCGTGTACCAAGCACAAAACGCGGCTCGTGCAGGTGTGCCCCGATTGCGGAAGCGCAAACGCACGGCACAAATCCGTCTTTGTCGTACCAGGGTGGTGTACTTCATGTGGAGGCTTCCTTGGGGTCGGTGCTTCGGAACCAGCCACGCACGAAGAAGTCTGGATTTCGGGTCAATTCGGCGCCATGCTCGCAATTGAGCATGACTTTGCTGCAAGGCCGTCATTGGAAGCCATGCTCAACGGCATCCGCGAGTTAGTGCAATGTTTGGATGAAGGAAAGAGCGCGAGATTCGCTCGACGCATTGGTCTTCCGAAAAACACTGTGCACCACTGGCTCGCGCAGGGAGGCACCCCTGGACTGCCGGCTCTTTTGCGCATCGCCTCACGAAGTGGATTGACCCTTCCGAAGCTGGTGGCCGGCGACCTTACCGATTGGGAACCCTCGTTCGCCGAAATTTATGATTCGGATGTGGTTTTTCCGGAGTCGAAGAGGCGACCGGCTCGCAAAGTTCGAGATTGGCCCATAATACGGGCGCAACTGGCCGCATTGAGTGAATCGTCCACTGTCGTCAGTGTGAGAGAAGCTGCGCGAGGCCTTGATATTGACGTGCGCCTGCTGTACATCCACGCCAACGACGAAGCGCGTGCACTGGCTATGCAATGGAATCAACACAGGAAGCTTCTTAGCGAGGAAAGCCAGAGAAGGTCTACCGAGGTCATCGCCCGCGCCTACCCCGAGATTACTGCTAAAGGGAAGGCGGTGAACCTTCGTGAAGTACTCGCGCATGTGCCCAAAGAAGATTTAGTCGGGGTACACGTCTTTACCGTGCTTCGGGAGATGCAAAAGATGAAGCAATCCTGA
- a CDS encoding AAA family ATPase gives MSQTNETVPPIGIDLAKALSSKRIKQTRVTEVMSELHTLIYPSSQDSILLVCGPTGAGKTTLSRHMVESALERGRSHMKANGGVIPAVYVEAPSSGENDFSWKLFYRRILTQLGDDLDAPKKLYGVDEHTGRVVRPRGSTGNSLAALRTAVERGLRERQVQFLVIDEAAHIIRQTRGKHRLEIQLDTLKSLANQCGTQMVLVGAYDLYQLVSLSAQLARRTHVLHFERYREDRPEDVKAFERCVLAFEKTLPNLWGGQLTQHSKGLLGNTLRCVGTLSSVLIRAGKLAEAVGSWSVDSLERALLTEAQRKRILEEIIDGESAIGPSFTRIMPRIQRSAV, from the coding sequence ATGTCACAAACTAACGAAACCGTTCCGCCGATCGGAATCGACCTGGCAAAAGCGCTCTCGAGCAAGCGCATTAAACAGACACGAGTAACCGAAGTCATGAGCGAGCTCCATACGCTCATATACCCCAGCAGCCAGGACAGCATCCTGCTTGTTTGTGGACCGACAGGCGCTGGCAAGACGACGCTATCGAGGCACATGGTTGAATCCGCACTTGAACGAGGTCGTTCACATATGAAAGCGAATGGTGGCGTCATCCCGGCGGTGTATGTCGAAGCGCCGTCGTCAGGCGAGAATGACTTTTCCTGGAAACTGTTCTACAGGCGCATTCTCACACAGCTCGGCGACGACCTTGACGCGCCCAAGAAGCTGTATGGCGTCGACGAGCACACCGGAAGGGTCGTGCGGCCGCGTGGCTCTACTGGTAACAGCCTGGCTGCGCTTCGGACTGCCGTTGAGCGAGGGTTGCGTGAACGCCAGGTACAGTTCCTCGTCATCGATGAGGCGGCACATATCATTCGCCAGACCCGAGGCAAGCATAGGCTCGAGATTCAGCTCGACACGCTGAAGTCGTTGGCAAACCAATGCGGCACCCAGATGGTCCTCGTCGGGGCCTACGACCTCTATCAGTTGGTGTCACTTTCGGCGCAGCTCGCTCGACGTACGCACGTTCTTCATTTCGAGCGCTATCGTGAAGACCGGCCCGAAGACGTGAAGGCGTTCGAGCGTTGCGTTCTGGCGTTCGAGAAAACGCTGCCCAACCTTTGGGGAGGGCAGCTCACTCAACACTCGAAAGGCTTGCTTGGGAACACGTTGCGATGCGTTGGGACGTTGAGCAGCGTGCTTATCCGCGCAGGCAAACTAGCGGAAGCCGTCGGTTCATGGTCGGTCGATTCGTTGGAACGCGCGCTCCTCACCGAGGCACAGCGCAAGCGAATTCTTGAGGAAATTATTGACGGCGAGAGCGCCATCGGGCCAAGTTTCACCCGAATCATGCCAAGAATTCAACGTTCGGCGGTATGA